The Gordonia iterans DNA window TGCCACCGAGTCCGGAGCCGCGGACGGCGCCGATCACGACCACGCACACGACGTCGAGTTGAAGACCGCCGACGGTCAGACGGTCACGCTCACGGGACCGATCGCCGCCAAGTACTCCGCCGCCACTGAGGATCAGAAGGAGGATCTCGGCGCGCCCCTCTCCGGCGCCGACGCATCCGGAACCAGCGACAGCGGCGTGGTGTTCCAGCAATTCGCCGGCGGTGTGATCACCGCCAAGAACGGCGACGACGGTACCCCGGCGTACATCACCTGGGGAAAGATCCGCGACGCCTGGAACGTCAAGCGCAACGCCGAGGGCGAGCCCGATCCCGC harbors:
- a CDS encoding LGFP repeat-containing protein, with product MRKFANRKTAAVVAGLAATTLVAAGCSDSEDEPAATNSVVASATESGAADGADHDHAHDVELKTADGQTVTLTGPIAAKYSAATEDQKEDLGAPLSGADASGTSDSGVVFQQFAGGVITAKNGDDGTPAYITWGKIRDAWNVKRNAEGEPDPAGKGGSDGPLGAATSDETETGDVMKSTFDNGEITYDEDSDKVVVTVKGKVVATE